aaggatttaaccctcctaattttaggagtgatattattggcctcttgtatgagttagactatgaaatgcgtggatacgctcaaatgttgatttgatatgatagtctactcattgatcaaggaaaccttgattaaatattgatgaggatgacacattatatgcctctattttaatctataatatgcggttaaagggattatattacattgtacattattcacgaaaagTTTAATCGTTCACCAATTCAAtaattattacttgggtagcaatgatgtattactagatgccgctcattatttatgattttaaatttatatttaaaattcattgccaatgtaataataacctatagggtcacacacaaagaatgcttgaaggattatttaatttaaattggatttaaattatattaaagtaatttgaattaattataatattaattaagtatgacttaattaattagataaatattgatattcgaatttactaatattaattatgaaattcatttgttaaataattaagtgtgacttaattattatacaaacgtgaattttgaattaataataactcctaattagttaagagttataattcttattatactctcgatataatatctcttgtgtggctgattttggaTGCAAGaattttactaaaaccctagccaccaagagataaaatggagagagcaagaagaaacgaatTTGTGCTAGTatacatccaatccttgagttcaagcattcgtgtggatatcgatagagtgtagatcgcgagagcgggatgcgtggtgattgaacaatctttggatctccattattcaaccaatttgttaagcttcttaaggtaaacaatccgatctacgaattaaatatctgtttttcgcatggatcctgcggtgggtttcaaaaattctggttttccacgtttttaattattgtttccgttgcgtttatgtgcttgAAACCCTTCACAAACTGCTTTCCGTTGTCAGAAACAACTTTGTAAGGAATTTCAAATCTGCACACAATAGAGTTGAACAAAAAGTCTTTGATTTTCTTTGCAGTGATAGTTGTCAACGACATATCCTCGGCCCACTTAGTAAAGTAATCGACTGCGACCACTGCATACTTGACATCTCCTTTAGCTTTCGGTAATTCTCCAataagatcaattccccacatggaaaATGGCCATGGACTCGCTATAGGTGTCAAAAGCGTTTCTGGCATAAATGAGTAATTTGCAAAATGTTGGCAGCGATCACATGCTCTAACAAAGTTCGTAGCATCCTCATTCATCGTAGGCGAATAATAACCTTGGCGTAAAACCTTCATCGCCAATGAGTTATCCCCTGAGTGATTACCATAAATTCCTTCATGTACCTCCCTTAGGATATAATTTCCCTCTTCCTTATCGACACATCTGAGCAGCGGTTAATTGAAGCTTCCCTTATACAAAACTTCGTCATACACCACATATTTCGCAGCCTGGTAGTGGAGTCATCGAGCTTTAAATTTATCCTCAGGGAGTGTTCCCTTGTGAATGTAGGCAAGGATAGGCATCATCCATAtttccttgggagcctcatcTACTTGCATCACTTTTACCTCTGGTATACTAGGAATCTCCTGAATTTCCAAGGGTATAGATCTCAACAACATGGCTTCTTGTTGGGACCCCATTTTTGCCAGAGCATCCGCGTTGCTGTTCTTTCTCATGGTACACACTCCAGTCTAACCTTCTTGAACTTTCTAGTCAGCCGCTGCGTGCACCTCAAGTATAATTCTGTTCGCggtcctcgagcttgaaatccccCATTTACTTGGTTTACCACCAACTCTGAATCACTTTTCGCAATTAGATTCCGCACTCTCATTTCCAAAGCAATCTTCAGGCCATTAATAAGGGGTTCATACTCTGCATCATTGTTTGTAGCATAGAACTTAAAGTGAATCGCGCTCATCAGATGATGGCCTTCCGGAGATACAAGCACTATGCCCGCGCCTGCCCCTTCATTGTTAACTGCTCCATCCACATGCAGAATCCACCACGGGTGTGAAAGCTCTTCTTTCAGAAATAAGTCTAATACTTCCTCAAGAATGGGAGGATGTAACGCTATCAGATCCTTATCATCAATTTCAGAATTAAACTCCAATAGTAAATCAACTAGAGCTTGTCCTTTGATTGCGGTGCGAGGCATGTATTCCAAGTCAAACTGCCCCAATTCCACAGCCATCCTTCCCGATAATTCTGGTTTGTGAAGGACTTGCCACAGAGGATATGTTGTACGAACTTCAATTCTATGAGCTTAAATACGGGCATAACTTCCTCGATACGAGGGTCAACGCATAGACAAACTTCTCCATGCTAGTATAGCGAGTCTCAACATCGTGCAGTCGCGTACTCACATAATATACTGGTGACTGTTGCGCATCCTCTTTTCTCACCAGCACTGCGCTCATTGAATACTCCGAGACTGCAAGGTATAGAATCGGAGACTCTCCATCCAATGGTATCAACAGTATGGGAGGGTTCCCTAGTTGTTCCTTGATCCTTCTGAAAACTTCCTCACACTCCGGTGTCCACACAAAATCTTTCCCTTCCACTTTAATCGTCTTGAATTCCTTGCATCTGTCGAATGATTTAGATATAAATCGATTCAACATTACGATTCTCCATGCgggttaacttcatgcgaaacCTCCTTAGGATGTTAAATATCTCCATTAGATGCTTGACATGGTCATTTGCCTCCTTTGATTTGACCAGCATGCCATCAACATATACTTCCATTGTCCTTTCAATCTGATTTTTGAACATCATGTTCACCAACCGCTGGTAAGTCACGCCCATGTTGATTAACCCGAATGGCATCCCTATATAACAATATAATCCTCTATCGGTGGTGAAGGATGTATGGTCCTGATCGGGGCCATACATTGGAATTTGATTATAACCGGAGTACGCATCTATGAAGCTCAACAGGGCGTGCCCCGCTGTTGCATCAACCAACTGATCAATCCGTGGTAGCGGGAAACTATCCTTCGGGCAAGCTTTGTTAAGATCTGTGAAATCTACACACGTCTTCCACTTCCCATTTGGTTTTTTTATAGGCACCGAATTTGCGAGCCACTCGGGGTATAAAGATTCCTTGATTAGTCCAACTTCCAACAGTCGATCTACCTCTTCTTTTAATGATATTGCCCTTTCCCCGCTCACCGGTCGACGCTTCTGACGTATGCCCGTGCAATTAGGAAAGATGTTCAAACGATGACACATTACTCCCGAGTCAATCCCAACCATGTCTGAATGGCTCCATGCAAAGACATCAAGATTCTTCATCAAAAAACGGGCGAGCCTTCCTCTCATCTCATAGCTTAACTGAGATCCCACCTTAAATATCTTCCTCAGATCATCCTTGTAGATATGGATAGATATCGTGTCCTCAGCTTGCCCTATTTTTCAGCAGGCATAGGGATCCTAGGATCCAAATCAAAATCAAAGTCCCGAGAGTCTTCCACTTCCATTCATATACTTGAGGGCGCGTCcttatgaaaggaatatgtcctaagtccaatcatgtattaggatttaggaataactttttatgtaatctgttttgatttcattgatattaataaaagacttgttttgtttttattacgggctctatctatttaagtgtttaaataagatataccataatttagagtaaagctttttatggattatgatgagatcataatagtgagacctaaaagatgataactctaaacttaaatagttcctggtcgtaggattaataactggtaattaataatccacaaagatcggtacatactatgcttgcttcattatgaaggatgtctgttctcatagacatttgtgtggtgatactatagctagtatgtaagtgcttattatataataagttcactgaacatgactcgcacagctgaacaactgatgcagttcactcacatgtcagcagttgttcacatagtgatagttgtacaagtatccttagacttgaggtcataatagtcatcttgtgtacactgaactatgttttggtttagttcttagtctccagggacaattattagggctctactgg
This genomic interval from Apium graveolens cultivar Ventura chromosome 8, ASM990537v1, whole genome shotgun sequence contains the following:
- the LOC141679402 gene encoding uncharacterized protein LOC141679402 is translated as MAVELGQFDLEYMPRTAIKGQALVDLLLEFNSEIDDKDLIALHPPILEEVLDLFLKEELSHPWWILHVDGAVNNEGAGAGIVLVSPEGHHLMSAIHFKFYATNNDAEYEPLINGLKIALEMRVRNLIAKSDSELVVNQVNGGFQARGPRTELYLRCTQRLTRKFKKVRLECVP